Part of the Syntrophorhabdaceae bacterium genome is shown below.
TTGCCGACCGTGGCCTTCCTATTCGCCCCCGAACTGCATATACTTTAATAATGGACTTCATCCGCAGCCTCAACGATTCCGCGGCCATAACCTTTTTCCTCCAGTCCTTCGTGTCACTCTTTGTGATCGTGAATGCCGTGGGCAACGTAACTCTCTTCGTCGCCCTTCTGGGACGTTTTGAGGAAGCAGAAAAGACCGTGATGATGAAAAGGGCGATAATTATCGCCGCCACCACCCTCATGGTGGTGACCGTGACGGGAAATCTTCTCTTCCGCCTTCTCGGCATCGAGATGTTCTCCTTCAGGATTGCGGGCGGACTTCTCCTAATGGTAATTTCCATCGAAATGCTCCTCGGGTTCCGGACGAGGACCCAGTCATCCTCAAATGAGGATTTTACGGGCGCCGAAAGAGACGACATCACCATCATCCCTCTCGCCATCCCACTCCTTACCGGTCCGGGAGCCCTTTCCACCGGGATAGTCCTCTTCGAGACGGCAGGAACCATTTTCAACCGCATAATGCTTCTGGTCTGTATCGTGCTCGTCTTCTTCGCGTCTTATATTATCCTTGTCAGGGCACGGCCTATCCTCAAATTCCTTGGAAAAACAGGCACCAGGGTGGCCAGACGGATCATGGGTCTCATGCTCCTATCCATTGCAGTGCAGTTTGTCGTGAAGGGTATCTTCGACGCCCTTCAGTTCTATACACGGTAAAGAAGAAACCGACATTTTTGTCGTCTTTAAGACATGGCCCCGACTTTTTTGTCACACCCGCTCCGCCTTCTTTATTATTTATTTAAT
Proteins encoded:
- a CDS encoding MarC family protein; the protein is MDFIRSLNDSAAITFFLQSFVSLFVIVNAVGNVTLFVALLGRFEEAEKTVMMKRAIIIAATTLMVVTVTGNLLFRLLGIEMFSFRIAGGLLLMVISIEMLLGFRTRTQSSSNEDFTGAERDDITIIPLAIPLLTGPGALSTGIVLFETAGTIFNRIMLLVCIVLVFFASYIILVRARPILKFLGKTGTRVARRIMGLMLLSIAVQFVVKGIFDALQFYTR